In Arthrobacter alpinus, a single window of DNA contains:
- the ureG gene encoding urease accessory protein UreG, which translates to MKPIKIGIGGPVGAGKTQLVERLTRALDGEVSSAAITNDIYTIEDAKILAANGVLPLDRIIGIETGGCPHTAIREDTSMNSAAVAELEARHPDLQVIFIESGGDNLSATFSPELVDFSIYIIDVAQGEKIPRKAGQGMIKSDLFIINKTDLAPYVGADLSVMEADTLEFRGPKPYCFTNLKTDDGLEHVLSWLRRDVLMLDLEAR; encoded by the coding sequence ATGAAGCCGATCAAAATTGGCATTGGTGGCCCCGTCGGTGCCGGCAAGACCCAACTGGTGGAACGCCTGACCCGCGCCCTGGACGGGGAAGTGTCCAGCGCTGCCATCACGAACGACATTTACACCATCGAGGATGCGAAGATTCTGGCCGCCAACGGCGTGCTGCCGCTGGACCGCATCATTGGCATCGAGACCGGAGGGTGTCCGCACACCGCGATCCGTGAGGACACCTCGATGAATTCGGCCGCGGTGGCCGAGCTCGAGGCTCGGCACCCGGACCTTCAGGTCATCTTTATTGAGTCGGGCGGAGATAACCTCTCGGCCACGTTCAGCCCGGAGCTGGTGGATTTCTCCATCTACATCATTGACGTGGCACAGGGGGAGAAGATCCCGCGCAAGGCCGGGCAGGGCATGATCAAGTCGGATCTCTTCATCATCAACAAGACGGACCTGGCCCCCTACGTGGGTGCGGACCTGTCCGTCATGGAGGCCGACACCCTGGAATTCCGCGGCCCCAAGCCGTACTGCTTCACCAACCTGAAGACCGACGACGGCCTGGAACACGTGCTGAGCTGGCTCCGGCGGGACGTGCTGATGCTCGACCTGGAAGCGCGGTGA
- a CDS encoding urease accessory protein UreF yields the protein MGAAPSYLLPLLQLSDSALPTGAFSHSLGLESHLHEGIVHDEATFANWLTQFIRIQLVHSDGLAIRFAYEAHTQTELFQVDRELHAAALPREIREAGVKMGARMLDIAGSVFPCEELSGYAAAVKAGECSGHPALAFAIAGKNLGVPFGELLTTYLFSTVTSLTQNAIRGIPIGQSAGQRVLAAAHREVGDAVVLVQELGREDFGITAPGLEIAQMQHERQRARMFMS from the coding sequence ATGGGGGCCGCACCCAGCTACCTGCTGCCTCTGCTGCAGCTGAGCGACTCGGCCCTGCCCACCGGGGCCTTCAGCCACTCGCTGGGACTGGAAAGCCACTTGCACGAGGGAATCGTCCATGACGAGGCCACGTTTGCAAACTGGCTTACCCAGTTCATCCGCATCCAGCTGGTCCACTCGGACGGGCTCGCCATCCGCTTCGCCTATGAAGCGCATACCCAAACTGAACTTTTCCAGGTGGATAGGGAGTTGCACGCTGCCGCCCTGCCCCGGGAAATCCGCGAGGCCGGGGTCAAGATGGGTGCGCGCATGCTGGACATTGCGGGCTCCGTTTTCCCCTGCGAGGAACTATCGGGCTATGCAGCTGCCGTGAAGGCGGGGGAATGCTCGGGCCACCCGGCACTGGCGTTCGCCATAGCGGGCAAGAACCTGGGCGTGCCATTTGGGGAACTGCTCACCACGTACTTGTTTTCCACTGTCACCTCGCTGACGCAGAACGCGATCCGCGGGATACCGATCGGCCAGAGTGCCGGCCAGCGCGTCCTGGCCGCCGCGCACCGGGAGGTCGGTGACGCCGTCGTGCTTGTCCAGGAGCTGGGGCGCGAAGACTTTGGCATCACGGCACCGGGGCTGGAAATTGCCCAGATGCAACATGAGCGCCAACGCGCACGCATGTTCATGTCTTAA